In one Arachis duranensis cultivar V14167 chromosome 9, aradu.V14167.gnm2.J7QH, whole genome shotgun sequence genomic region, the following are encoded:
- the LOC107464715 gene encoding uncharacterized protein LOC107464715 gives MGSYAGSAEEESQTDDTILFCPPVTDTIVNYRRLLRCFELMSGMSINFEKSSLISVNCEQDWEDNACSLLGCKQAVLPVRYLGISLGANPRMVKTWKLTIDKVEEKLSLWKSKVLTKAGKLVHIRSVLNSLLIYYLSLYKMPKAAADKLITLQR, from the exons ATGGGAAGCTACGCTGGCAGTGCTGAAGAAGAAAGCCAAACAG ATGATACGATATTGTTTTGCCCTCCGGTGACAGATACAATAGTCAATTATAGGAGACTATTGAGGTGCTTTGAGTTGATGTCGGGGATGAGCATTAATTTTGAGAAGTCAAGTTTGATATCGGTGAATTGTGAGCAGGATTGGGAAGATAATGCCTGTAGTTTGCTAGGGTGCAAGCAAGCGGTTCTACCTGTTAGGTATCTCGGGATTTCTTTGGGTGCAAATCCTCGTATGGTGAAAACTTGGAAACTGACAATTGATAAGGTGGAAGAGAAACTTAGCCTCTGGAAATCAAAGGTTCTAACCAAAGCGGGCAAGCTTGTTCATATTAGATCAGTACTGAATAGCCTACTTATCTACTACCTCAGTCTATACAAGATGCCAAAGGCGGCTGCGGATAAGCTAATTACATTGCAAAGGTAA
- the LOC107464717 gene encoding uncharacterized protein LOC107464717, producing MLVNQQLSVKGGPWKDICHLNIKEQRIKDKMLTGLAMEVGNGRSTLFWEDNWLQGGPLKVAFPRLFSISNKQGSIIGDCGFLDGLEWIWNFQWRRELFEWELELVHQLHERLRPVKLLDGKDDNMVWKFDSKGVFSTKVVVRVLQSETLSDEITSYSFTSSVWRGVKEIESVEHLFLLCELTWQVWCSWLRSFGEVWPIPGTIRELFERWTGRHKQKQDQKKWLPGFFAVIWNIWVERNARIFQNQETGVEFVIRKTMPSYNEWTESDPFGG from the exons ATGCTAGTAAATCAGCAGTTATCGGTTAAAGGAGGGCCCTGGAAAGACATATGTCATTTGAATATAAAAGAGCAGAGGATAAAAGACAAAATGCTTACTGGCCTGGCGATGGAGGTAGGGAATGGGAGGAGTACCCTGTTTTGGGAAGATAACTGGCTGCAAGGTGGCCCCTTGAAGGTGGCTTTTCCAAGACTATTCTCTATTTCGAATAAGCAAGGATCGATAATAGGAGATTGTGGATTTTTGGATGGGCTTGAGTGGATATGGAATTTTCAGTGGCGGAGAGAGTTGTTCGAATGGGAGCTGGAACTTGTCCATCAACTTCATGAGCGGCTAAGGCCGGTGAAGCTGTTAGATGGTAAAGATGATAATATGGTTTGGAAGTTTGATAGTAAAGGGGTATTTTCTACCAAGGTTGTTGTGCGGGTCCTACAATCGGAGACTCTGTCGGATGAGATAACGAGCTACAGTTTCACAAGTTCAGTTTGGAGAGGAGTG AAGGAGATAGAGTCGGTGGAGCATTTATTCCTCCTCTGTGAGCTAACATGGCAGGTGTGGTGCAGTTGGTTGAGGTCTTTTGGGGAGGTGTGGCCTATTCCTGGAACCATAAGGGAACTGTTTGAGCGGTGGACCGGTAGGCATAAGCAAAAACAAGATCAGAAGAAATGGTTGCCGGGGTTCTTTGCAGTTATTTGGAACATTTGGGTGGAACGCAATGCTAGGATTTTTCAGAATCAGGAAACAGGTGTGGAGTTCGTAATAAGGAAGACGATGCCGAGCTACAACGAATGGACCGAGAGTGATCCTTTTGGTGGTTGA
- the LOC107464718 gene encoding uncharacterized protein LOC107464718 encodes MIGDCEFWDGLEWIWNFQWRRELFQWELELVHQLHERLRPVKLLDGKDDNMVWKFDSKGVFSTKSVVQVLQSETLSDEITSYSFTSSVWRGVVPPRIELFGWFVLIGRVNTKERLSRLGIIRFSDNLCVLCKKEIESVEHLFLLCELTWQV; translated from the coding sequence ATGATAGGGGATTGTGAATTTTGGGATGGGCTTGAGTGGATATGGAATTTTCAGTGGCGGAGAGAGTTATTCCAATGGGAGCTGGAACTTGTCCATCAACTTCATGAGCGGCTAAGGCCGGTGAAGCTGTTAGATGGTAAAGATGATAATATGGTTTGGAAGTTTGATAGTAAAGGGGTATTTTCTACCAAGTCTGTTGTGCAGGTCCTACAATCGGAGACTCTGTCGGATGAGATAACGAGCTACAGTTTCACAAGTTCAGTTTGGAGAGGAGTGGTACCACCGAGAATTGAGCTTTTTGGGTGGTTTGTGCTTATTGGTAGAGTGAATACTAAGGAGAGGTTGAGCAGACTAGGCATTATCAGGTTCAGTGATAATCTCTGTGTACTATGTAAGAAGGAGATAGAGTCGGTGGAGCATTTATTCCTCCTCTGTGAGCTAACATGGCAGGTGTAG
- the LOC107464754 gene encoding long chain acyl-CoA synthetase 8: MANQNAMPSWLKSLNINNIYFMKDHGEYGVVAAIVIGILLPILFSTLFLGKRRGKVRGVPVKVGGEAGYAVRNARKKELVEVPWKGATTMAHLFEQSCKKYTNNQCLGTRKLIGKDFVTSSDGRKFEKVHLGEYEWETYGQVFARVCNFASGILRFGHNIDSRVAIFADTRSEWLISLQGCFRQSITVVTIYATLGEDALIHSLNETQVSTLICDSKKLKMLDAISSKLPSIQNIIYFEDEDKDASSGSLGNWKTASFSEVEKLGKESPIEPSFPSKDAIAVVMYTSGSTGLPKGVMITHGNIVATTAAVITVIPNLGTKDVYLAYLPLAHVFEMAAESVMLATGIAIGYGSPLTLTDTSNKIKKGTKGDVSVLKPTLLTAVPAILDRIREGVVSKVEEKGGIVKNLFQIAYNRRLAAVKGSWLGAWGIEKLVWDTIVFKKIRLLLGGRIRFMLCGGAPLSGDSQHFINICIGAPIGQGYGLTETFAGAAFSEWDDDSVGRVGPPLPCAYIKLVSWEEGGYKTSDKPMPRGEVVVGGFSVTGGYFKNQEKTNEVYKVDENGLRWFYTGDIGQFHPDGCLEIIDRKKDIVKLQHGEYLSLGKVEAVLSTCNYVDSVMVHADPFHNYCVALIVPSRKSLENWAQQAGTEYKDFPELCSKTESTNEVLQAINKVAKAGKLQKSEIPAKIKLLPDPWTPESGLVTAALKIKREQLKAKFKDDLKKLYE; this comes from the exons atggcCAACCAAAATGCTATGCCCTCCTGGTTAAAAAGTCTTAATATCAACAATATATATTTCATGAAAGATCATGGAGAATATGGAGTTGTAGCTGCTATAGTCATAGGCATCCTActtcctattttgttttcaactcttttcttgggaaagagaagaggaaaggTACGAGGTGTTCCAGTAAAGGTTGGTGGTGAGGCAGGTTACGCAGTGCGTAATGCTCGGAAAAAGGAGTTGGTTGAAGTTCCTTGGAAAGGAGCTACAACCATGGCTCATCTATTTGAACAAAGTTGTAAGAAATATACCAACAATCAATGTCTAGGAACAAGAAAGCTAATCGGAAAGGATTTTGTTACATCTAGTGATGGCCGGAAGTTTGAGAAAGTACACTTAGGAGAGTATGAATGGGAAACATATGGACAGGTTTTTGCTCGTGTGTGCAACTTTGCATCTGGTATCCTTAGATTTGGCCATAATATAGATAGCCGTGTTGCAATTTTCGCTGATACTCGATCTGAGTGGCTCATTTCCCTTCAG GGTTGCTTCCGACAGAGTATAACAGTTGTTACTATTTATGCTACTTTAGGGGAGGATGCCCTAATTCACTCACTAAATGAG ACCCAAGTTTCAACCCTGATATGCGACTCAAAGAAGTTGAAGATGTTGGATGCAATAAGTTCTAAGCTACCATCTATTCAGAACATTATTTACTTTGAAGATGAAGACAAAGATGCTTCCTCAGGAAGTTTGGGCAACTGGAAAACTGCATCTTTTAGTGAAGTTGAGAAACTTGGGAAAGAAAGTCCCATTGAACCGAGCTTTCCTTCCAAGGATGCTATTGCTGTTGTGATGTATACAAGTGGTAGTACAGGGCTGCCAAAG GGCGTTATGATTACTCATGGTAACATCGTAGCCACTACAGCGGCTGTTATCACGGTGATTCCAAATCTGGGTACCAAGGATGTATATTTAGCCTATTTGCCCCTTGCACATGTTTTTGAAATGGCTGCAGAG TCTGTTATGCTGGCTACCGGGATTGCAATTGGTTATGGCTCTCCTTTGACTCTCACAGACACATCTAATAAAATCAAGAAAGGAACCAAGGGAGATGTTAGTGTATTGAAGCCTACTCTTCTGACAGCTGTACCAGCTATTCTTGATCGTATTCGAGAAGGAGTTGTTTCAAAG GTTGAGGAAAAGGGGGGAATTGTGAAAAATCTTTTCCAGATAGCATACAATCGCCGACTGGCTGCAGTTAAGGGAAGCTGGCTAGGGGCTTGGGGAATAGAGAAATTGGTGTGGGATACCATTGTCTTTAAAAAAATTCGCCTTTTACTAGGAGGCCGCATACGATTTATGCTTTGTGGTGGAGCCCCTTTATCCGGAGATTCACAGCACTTTATCAATATCTGCATAGG AGCTCCTATTGGGCAAGGATATGGGTTGACCGAAACATTTGCTGGGGCTGCCTTCTCTGAGTGGGATGATGACAGTGTGGGGCGTGTTGGTCCACCTCTTCCTTGTGCTTACATTAAG CTAGTTTCTTGGGAAGAAGGAGGGTACAAGACTTCAGACAAACCAATGCCACGAGGAGAGGTTGTAGTTGGTGGATTCAGTGTTACTGGTGGTTACTTTAAGAATCAAGAGAAAACTAATGAAGTGTACAAG GTTGATGAAAATGGTTTACGCTGGTTTTATACTGGCGACATTGGGCAATTCCATCCAGATGGTTGTCTTGAAATCATAGATAGGAAGAAGGATATCGTCAAACTTCAACATGGAGAATATCTCTCTCTTGGAAAG GTTGAAGCAGTGCTATCTACTTGTAATTATGTGGACAGTGTCATGGTTCATGCAGATCCCTTTCATAATTACTGTGTTGCTCTTATTGTTCCATCACGCAAGTCTCTGGAGAATTGGGCTCAGCAAGCTGGTACTGAATACAAAGATTTTCCTGAACTGTGTAGCAAAACTGAAAGTACCAATGAAGTCCTGCAGGCCATTAACAAG GTTGCAAAAGCTGGAAAGCTGCAGAAATCTGAAATCCCAGCAAAGATAAAGTTGCTTCCAGATCCATGGACACCAGAATCTGGATTAGTCACTGCTGCTCTTAAGATAAAGAGAGAACAGCTGAAAGCTAAATTCAAAGATGATCTGAAGAAGCTGTACGAATGA
- the LOC107464794 gene encoding uncharacterized protein LOC107464794: MGAQPPPHGNPAEQAPTATPTPPTLSQDQFLSWKRQKDAAESARKAEASRKRAEDIAAGTVQMNGRELFLHEPWVFDNSRY; this comes from the exons ATGGGAGCACAACCACCGCCACACGGCAACCCCGCCGAACAAGCGCCAACAGCAACGCCAACACCTCCTACCCTCTCACAAGATCAATTTCTCTCCTGGAAGCGCCAGAAG GATGCAGCTGAATCAGCCAGAAAAGCTGAGGCATCGAGGAAACGCGCAGAGGATATTGCTGCAGGAACAGTCCAGATGAATGGCAGGGAGCTATTTCTGCATGAGCCGTGGGTCTTTGATAACTCACGTTATTAA